The Methylocystis bryophila genome contains the following window.
AACGTGACCATCACCATCTACCACAACCCCGCCTGCGGCACCTCGCGCAATACGCTGGCGATGATCCGCCAGAGTGGCGAAGAGCCAGTCGTCATCGAATATCTGAAGGAGCCGCCGACGCGCGCGCGGCTTGTCGAGCTGCTGCAGTCCATGGGCATTTCCGCGCGTGCGCTGCTGCGCCAGAAGGGAACGCCTTACGAGGCGCTCGGCCTTGCCGATCCCAAATGGACGGATGACCAGCTCGTCGACTTCATGATGGATCACCCGATCCTCATCAATCGCCCAATCGTCGTGACGCCGAAAGGCGCTCGGCTCTGCCGCCCGTCCGAGGTCGTGCTTGATATTCTACCCAATCCGGACATTGGCGACTTCGCCAAAGAAGACGGCGAAGTCGTCACCGCCAAGCGCGCTCAATCCTGAAAGGACTGACATGACGACCATTCAAGTCTTCGATCCCGCCCTTTGCTGCGGCACTGGCGTCTGCGGCGTCGATACCGATCAGGCGCTCGTCACCTTCGCGGCGGATGCGGATTGGGCGAAGCAGAACGGCGCGCGCATCGAGCGTTTCAACCTCGCGCAGCAACCCATGGCCTTCGCCGACAACGCCACGGTGAAGGCTTTTCTGGAGCGTTCGGGGCAGGAAGGCCTTCCGTTGATCCTTGTCGATGGCGACATCGCGCTCGCGGGTCGATACCCGAGTCGCACGGAACTCGCTCGTTGGGCGGGCGCAAATGAGACTGAAACGAAGCAAAGCGGATGCTGCGGCGGCAAGACCCCCTGCTGCTGAAAGCCCAATATGAACTTCCTCGAAAGCGCGCCGCGTTTCCTGTTCTTCACCGGCAAGGGTGGCGTCGGCAAAACTTCGCTGGCCTGCGCCACGGCGATCCAGCTCGCTGAAGCTGGACGCCGCGTGCTTCTGGTCAGCACCGATCCCGCCTCGAATGTCGGGCAAGTTCTCGGGGTCTCCATTGGGAACAAGATCACAGCAATCAGCCGCGTTCCCCAGCTGTTTGCCCTTGAGATCGACCCGGAAGCGGCGGCGCAAGCCTATCGCGACCGCATCGTCGGCCCGGTGCGCGGCAAGCTGCCGGACTCCGTGGTCAAGGGCATTGAGGAACAGCTTTCGGGAGCCTGCACGACAGAACTTGCCGCTTTCGACGAATTCACGGCGCTGCTGACCGATTCCGAAATCACCTCGGCTTACGACCACATCCTTTTCGACACCGCGCCGACCGGCCACACCATAAGACTGCTGCAACTCCCCGTCGCATGGTCAGGTTTCCTCGAAGCGGGGAAAGGCGACGCCTCGTGCCTGGGGCCGCTCTCTGGCCTTGAGAAGCAGCGCGCCCAATACAGCGGCGCCGTGCAGGCGCTTGCGGATGGACAGCGCAGCCGGCTCGTTCTCGTCGCCCGCGCCCAGAGTTCTGCGCTGCGCGAAGCGGCGCGCACCCATGGCGAGCTGGCGGCTATCGGCCTCACCCAGCAGTTCCTGATCGTCAATGGGCTCTTGCCCGAGGACGAAGCGGCGCTGGATCCGCTGGCCAAGGCCATCTATGGACGCGAGCAAATGGCCTTGGCCGCGATGCCGGACGAACTTCGCGCCATGCCCCGCGACGATGTGCCTCTGAAGCCATTCAACCTCGTTGGCCTCGACGCTCTGCGGCAGCTCCTTCTTGAAACCGCCCCCCAGCCGGACACGGCGGGAGAGCCGGTCGAGCTTCGCGCGCCAGACCTCTCCGATCTCGTCGATGACATTGCCGCTGACGGCCATGGGCTGGTCATGCTGATGGGCAAGGGCGGCGTCGGAAAGACGACG
Protein-coding sequences here:
- the arsD gene encoding arsenite efflux transporter metallochaperone ArsD; this encodes MTTIQVFDPALCCGTGVCGVDTDQALVTFAADADWAKQNGARIERFNLAQQPMAFADNATVKAFLERSGQEGLPLILVDGDIALAGRYPSRTELARWAGANETETKQSGCCGGKTPCC
- the arsA gene encoding arsenical pump-driving ATPase, which translates into the protein MNFLESAPRFLFFTGKGGVGKTSLACATAIQLAEAGRRVLLVSTDPASNVGQVLGVSIGNKITAISRVPQLFALEIDPEAAAQAYRDRIVGPVRGKLPDSVVKGIEEQLSGACTTELAAFDEFTALLTDSEITSAYDHILFDTAPTGHTIRLLQLPVAWSGFLEAGKGDASCLGPLSGLEKQRAQYSGAVQALADGQRSRLVLVARAQSSALREAARTHGELAAIGLTQQFLIVNGLLPEDEAALDPLAKAIYGREQMALAAMPDELRAMPRDDVPLKPFNLVGLDALRQLLLETAPQPDTAGEPVELRAPDLSDLVDDIAADGHGLVMLMGKGGVGKTTLAAAVAVELARRGLPVHLTTSDPAAHLTETLHGTMAHLAVSRIDPHAETERYRQEVLRTKGASLDAQGRALLEEDLRSPCTEEIAVFQAFSRIIREAGEKFVVMDTAPTGHTLLLLDATGAYHREVARMLDAKGGRYTTPMMQLQDPERTKVLLVTLAETTPVLEAANLQADLRRAGIEPWAWIINNSVAAARPHSPLLRKRAQNELAEVEKVATIHARRYAAVPLLEEEPVGVERLLQLVAPVREAV
- the arsC gene encoding arsenate reductase (glutaredoxin) (This arsenate reductase requires both glutathione and glutaredoxin to convert arsenate to arsenite, after which the efflux transporter formed by ArsA and ArsB can extrude the arsenite from the cell, providing resistance.) encodes the protein MTITIYHNPACGTSRNTLAMIRQSGEEPVVIEYLKEPPTRARLVELLQSMGISARALLRQKGTPYEALGLADPKWTDDQLVDFMMDHPILINRPIVVTPKGARLCRPSEVVLDILPNPDIGDFAKEDGEVVTAKRAQS